A portion of the Echeneis naucrates chromosome 5, fEcheNa1.1, whole genome shotgun sequence genome contains these proteins:
- the LOC115043505 gene encoding class E basic helix-loop-helix protein 40-like: MERIPSAQPPPVSKHQADLTDVQGMDFPMYVYKPRRGMKRGEESKETYKLPHRLIEKKRRDRINECIAQLKDLLPEHLKLTTLGHLEKAVVLELTLKHVKALTSLLEQQQQKILALQNGIEIEQPPVSQEKSEEMFRSGFHMCAKEILQYLASHETDGDFTPSHVVNHLHKLAAEVLQNPVRPRTPISPQPEEKIPTYHQPHKEMHASLPPKPSEGYGRNCVPVIQRAYAPPSSEQSGSDTDTDSGYGGELEKNESGAPQGRPDYYSQESQLKRVLGDRQSSSIKQEDDEPRHKRPRVESSEDELLSSGESSTSSSSSYSGYISASPSHPPPPHPLCMPFYLIPPSAAAYLPMLEKCWYPGAVPMLYPGVGGATPAMSSERPPPPQLMLSPRGGSPAPAISQTPMDSPALLQALKQVPPLNLETKD; the protein is encoded by the exons atgGAGCGTATTCCGAGCGCGCAGCCGCCTCCTGTGTCCAAACACCAGGCGGATCTGACAGACGTGCAGGG GATGGATTTCCCGATGTATGTTTATAAACCCAGGCGGGGaatgaagagaggagaggagagcaag gaaACCTACAAGCTGCCTCACAGActtattgaaaagaaaagacgCGACCGGATTAACGAGTGCATCGCTCAGTTGAAGGATTTATTACCGGAGCACCTGAAACTCACG aCTCTGGGCCATCTGGAGAAGGCTGTGGTTCTAGAGCTGACGCTCAAACACGTGAAAGCTCTCACCTCTcttctggagcagcagcagcagaagatccTGGCGCTACAAAATGGCATTGAAATTG AGCAGCCTCCTGTTAGCCAGGAGAAGTCAGAAGAGATGTTCCGCTCAGGTTTCCACATGTGCGCCAAGGAGATACTTCAGTATCTAGCCAGTCATGAGACTGATGGAGACTTCACGCCGTCCCATGTGGTTAATCACCTTCACAAGTTAGCCGCAGAGGTGCTGCAGAACCCAGTCCGACCTCGCACCCCCATCAGCCCCCAACCTGAGGAAAAGATCCCTACTTACCACCAACCTCACAAGGAGATGCACGCCAGCCTCCCCCCTAAACCCAGCGAGGGCTACGGGAGGAACTGCGTGCCCGTCATTCAGCGGGCATATGCTCCACCGAGTAGTGAGCAGAGTGGGAgtgatacagacacagacagcgGCTATGGGGGAGAGCTAGAGAAGAATGAGTCTGGGGCACCGCAGGGACGCCCAGATTACTACAGCCAGGAGAGCCAGCTGAAGCGAGTGCTGGGAGATCGACAGAGCTCCAGCATCAAGCAGGAGGATGACGAGCCCCGCCACAAACGACCACGAGTGGAGTCATCTGAAGATGAGTTGCTGTCAAGCGGGGAGTCCTCAACTTCGTCGTCCAGTAGTTATAGTGGTTACATTAGCGCATCTCCCAGCCATCCACCTCCTCCACATCCCCTCTGCATGCCTTTCTACCTCATTCCACCTTCTGCCGCAGCCTACCTGCCAATGCTGGAGAAATGCTGGTACCCCGGAGCTGTTCCCATGCTCTATCCTGGTGTTGGAGGCGCCACACCTGCCATGTCCAGTGAAAGACCGCCTCCACCTCAGCTAATGTTGTCTCCTCGTGGAGGCTCTCCAGCCCCAGCCATATCTCAGACTCCCATGGACTCCCCTGCTCTCCTTCAGGCACTAAAGCAGGTACCGCCCCTCAACTTGGAAACCAAAGACTGA
- the ttll3 gene encoding tubulin monoglycylase TTLL3, producing MLGAFSSTCSVPAECKVFQSTVGPVEGRLRSSVPRLPAIKPDRLKAAKALVERAVRLRKVFSVQGPYPVIRAALWTRGWVERCLPNPVKRKPHCYGDEEENCDDGDVSADVTERGVEGKKDKNRDDMHDLMSRLVRNETPYFYWTTRRDCIDCRSLRNDQMTNHYANAGTFTTKVGLCVNLRNLQWFDTADPDTFFPRCYRLGAVDEKHAFIEDFRRTACTSLLQYVADTYRWQGEVGQQKDQVYYDVNKSLLPFTELDHMEHRFVGPEIITTALHVCQEFLSVLDHGDIDATVRTTPAVDEQQWPEFLRDYYMVVNEGAFIRGSSVFVEQCQAMLNRLREVCPQLDTDGLNNIWIIKPGAKSRGRDIMCMNRLDEILTLVDTDRAITRESKWVVQKYLERPLLVHGTKFDLRQWFLVTDWNPLTVWFYRECYLRFSTQPYSTQNLDSSVHLCNNTIQKHLRPSLDRHPGLPQDNMWSCSQFKAFLQHQGCAAQWDSVVIPGMQQAVVHALQTAQDLVEPRKASFELYGADFMLGRDLRPWLLEINASPTMARSSAVTGRLCPAVQLDTLRVVLDWQSDPSAHTGGFQLIYKQAAVEVPQYVGVNLLVEGAPMRRPRPLLHRQAAVAPRTIQTHSEEMTPIAACHTVKLSPAQALDRRSPDPSFPTQPLNPSKGPCFESFPHSRS from the exons ATGCTGGGGGccttcagctccacctgctcGGTCCCGGCGGAGTGTAAAG TCTTCCAATCCACAGTGGGTCCAGTGGAGGGAAGGTTACGCAGCAGTGTACCACGCCTGCCAGCAATCAAGCCAGACAGATTGAAAGCAGCTAAAGCACTGGTGGAGAGAGCAGTCAGG CTGAGGAAAGTGTTTTCAGTACAAGGGCCTTATCCTGTGATCCGTGCCGCCTTATGGACCAGAGGTTGGGTTGAACGTTGTTTGCCCAATCCAGTCAAGAGAAAACCTCATTGCTatggtgatgaggaggagaattgtgatgatggtgatgtcaGTGCTGACGTTACTG AGAGAGGggtggaaggaaagaaagacaagaacCGTGATGACATGCATGACCTCATG TCTCGCCTGGTTCGAAATGAAACTCCATATTTCTACTGGACAACACGACGTGATTGCATTGATTGTCGCTCTTTACGTAATGACCAAATGACCAACCACTATGCAAATGCTGGGACTTTTACCACCAAG GTGGGACTCTGTGTGAATCTGCGTAACCTTCAGTGGTTTGATACAGCAGATCCTGATACCTTCTTCCCAAGATGCTACAGGCTGGGGGCAGTGGACGAAAAGCATGCGTTCATAG AGGACTTCAGAAGGACAGCTTGCACCAGCCTGCTACAGTATGTAGCTGACACTTACAGGTGGCAGGGAGAGGTCGGGCAACAAAAA GACCAGGTCTACTACGATGTAAACAAATCCCTCCTTCCTTTCACAGAATTGGATCACATGGAGCATCGATTTGTTGGCCCAGAAATTATCACCACAGCTTTACACGTGTGTCAAGAGTTTCTCAGTGTGTTAGACCATGGGGACATTGATGCAACTGTGCGAACAACCCCTGCAGTAGATGAACAGCAATGGCCAGAGTTTCTGCGAGACTACTACATGGTTGTAAA tgAAGGAGCATTCATCAGGGGtagcagtgtgtttgtggagcAATGCCAAGCCATGTTAAACAGACTGCGGGAGGTTTGCCCTCAACTGGACACTGATGGACTGAataacatctggatcatcaaaCCAGGAGCCAAGTCCAGAGGACGAG ACATTATGTGTATGAACCGCCTGGATGAGATTTTGACCCTCGTGGACACAGACAGAGCCATAACTCGGGAGAGTAAGTGGGTGGTTCAGAAATACCTGGAACGTCCTCTGCTGGTCCACGGTACCAAGTTTGACCTCCGTCAGTGGTTCCTGGTCACTGACTGGAACCCGCTGACTGTGTGGTTCTACAGAGAGTGCTACCTGCGTTTTTCCACGCAGCCATACTCAACCCAAAACCTGGATAG CTCAGTCCACCTGTGCAACAACACTATCCAGAAGCACCTCAGGCCATCTCTGGATCGTCATCCAGGACTTCCCCAGGACAACATGTGGTCCTGCTCTCAGTTTAAGGCTTTCCTGCAGCACCAGGGCTGTGCAGCGCAGTGGGACTCCGTGGTGATCCCAGGCATGCAACAAGCCGTGGTCCATGCACTCCAGACAGCACAGGACCTCGTTGAGCCTCGCAAGGCAAGTTTTGAGCTATACGGAGCAGACTTCATGTTGGGCAGAGACCTGAGGCCCTGGTTGCTGGAGATCAATGCCAGTCCAACGATGGCCCGCTCCAGCGCCGTCACCGGCCGTCTCTGTCCCGCCGTGCAGCTGGACACCCTGAGGGTCGTCCTCGACTGGCAAAGCGATCCGAGTGCGCACACAGGCGGCTTCCAGCTGATTTACAAACAG GCTGCAGTTGAAGTTCCTCAGTATGTGGGCGTGAACCTGCTGGTTGAAGGGGCCCCCATGAGGAGACCCAGACCTCTCCTTCATAGGCAAGCTGCTGTTGCGCCTCGCACAATCCAGACACATTCAGAGGAGATGA CCCCCATCGCAGCATGCCACACTGTAAAACTCAGCCCAGCCCAGGCCTTGGATCGCAGATCCCCAGATCCTTCCTTCCCCACACAGCCGTTGAACCCCAGCAAAGGACCCTGTTTCGAGTCTTTTCCTCACTCCAGG TCATAG